The Prunus dulcis chromosome 5, ALMONDv2, whole genome shotgun sequence genomic sequence AATGAGAAAGTTAACGTAAAACATGAGATACGTAAGTGTTTCTCTTCGTGTTCAGGTGAATCTTTCAAAATGTGTCACTttcaaatatacaaatatttttACCTCATTGATTTGTCTTTGAAGGTTTCAACAAGGATTTAATAGCATAGCATGTTGTTGATTCCATGAAGCAAGTTGTTTAAAAACTAGTAATTAATTGTGATTATTCAAAGCATAATCAGTTTTGGTGATGCAATACACGGACTAaccactatataatatatatatattataaccAACAAGAAGCTACATCAATTTTCACTAAAACTAAGAGTGTAGTTTTTATATGTCAATTGTTTGACCAAATCTTAATATCCTGGAGACTTGTCCATTGATGTTGCAATCACAACTTTTCCTTGTTGCAAGATACATgggttagtgaatatattaaTTAGAATAATCATAAGGGAATATAAAAGCCCAAGATAAATACTTTGATGACTCCAAGTGTTGGATTTGAGCCATGAACTTCcatattgattttattttatcatttcACAGCCATGACAAAAACTTTGATCACTGTccttccaaataaaaaatataaatacattTGTAGGGAAGAAAagttatttataaaaaaaattgttagaaaaatagaagagaGCAAAAAAACGCGGTAAAGGGTACGATGGTACTTTTGGGGAAGGGCACAATTGATTTATTTGGTTTTGACTATTTATAATAACAAAGCCGATTGCTTTCCATGGCCATGGGCAGAGCAAATTAGCAAACACCACCAATTTTTCACACACAGAAAAAGTGGCACTGAGAAAACTTTTCCTCTAGTgggaaatttgaatttttgtctACTTATTTTTTGGGAAGTTTAGATTAACGGTCGCATTTCTTGCTTAAGGCTTTGGAGTTGGGCAATTCAATGGCGGATACGTCTCATGGCCCTGCTAGCTTCTGGACTCAGGCAGATGCTTTGCTCAGAAAGAACTTAACTTTCCAggtccttctctctctctctctctctctctctctctctctctctctctctctctctctctctcttattgtTTGTGGGTAGTTTTAGTTTGGTTTCTGAAAACTGAGATTGAATgcagaaaacaaagaagaagaaaaatcaaatgaagagtattctttgcttttctccttatgtttattttcttttcatattcaTTATCTCTTTTTTGGCACTTATCCGTGAGATTCTTGATTGCTTGTTGATCAAGCGGTTACTTTTTCCTTCAACTTTATCTCACAGTTTACCTTCTGGGTTCATTTTAGTTAGTAAAATTATGGGTTAATTTGTGCcatatgatttatttttggttcGGGTTAAGTTGTCTTTCTTGTATATGAGTGATGGGTTGTTGGGTGATTGTGATTTTGTGAGTTTGCAAATAATGTTTTGTATGAAATCTGATgataataacatatatatgttcTCTTGTGCAGAAACGAAATATCAAACAGAATATTCGGCTAGTTTCATTTCCAATTCTCCTGTGTTTATTGCTAGTTCTCGTCCAAACTTTGGTCAACCATGAACTCGATAAGCCTGAAAACAGGTGTGGTTGCATCTGTATTGATACAGATGGAGATGGCAAGTGTGAGAAAGTTTGCGCCCTAAAATACTCAACTCTAGAACAAGGAGCCAGTTGTCCCATTCCTGATCCTCCCCAATGGCCTCCATTGCTACAAGTGCCGGCTCCAAACCATCGTGCAGTGATATCCAGTGTTATTCCATATACAGACTTGCCAAATGAGTCATGTAAGAGGACAGGATCCTGTCCTGTAACTATGCTGTTTACTGGGAAAAATCAAACTCTAGGAGAAGGTATTACCCTCTCTCTCGGGCATGTGTGTTTTAGTGTGTCAATTTTTGAACGTTACTGCTTCACCTGATGAGTTATGTAGATCATTATTTGATGTAATTGTATTGACTTTGTTTTCAGTTTAGTATATTAATGCTAACTGTTTACTGTACATTCTGATAGTTTTGGCTGGGAATATGTTCAGAAGTAATTTTACTCTGAATTCCTCTGATACCCTGGATAATTTAGCCAGTAGTGTTTCAGTGAGTTGTCTCCTCTCTACGTTCCTTTCctactttttccttttgttgtgaatcagttttttctttctttcattcaATTATTATGGCTTCCTTAGTTTCTTGTTAACTGTTTTAGCTTTGCTTCTAAAgtcatttttttatgaaatgtTTCAGGGTTCAGAATCAATGCCTGAAAACTCCAATTTCCTTGATCCTGCTTTCTATTCAGATCTTCCAATATATAATGTGCAGAGTCAATGCTCACAAAACCCCATATCTTCTGTTCCCATTAACATATCATCCATTCAGATGCAACAAGGTATATGTTACTTAGGCACATACACAATTTTTGTTGCATGCCACCTACTAAAAcgtttttcttaattttgtcttGAACCTAGAGGTTAGATGTGTTCAGGGTTTGCATTTGTGGCGCAACAGTTCTTCTGAGGTAAACAGTGAGCTGTATAAAGGTTACAAGAAGGGGAATTCAGAGAGGAAGATTAATGAAATACTTGCAGGTTATCTTCTTCATATATCTATCTGGCTTGcttgtttgatttgatgaaATAAGTATACTAGTAGGCCAATACTGacagtgaaatttttttgcagCCTATGATTTCTCTAATTCAAATGGGAATAATTTTAATGTAAGCATATGGTACAATTCAACCTTTAAGAATGACACGGGCAGTGGTCCCATTGCTTTGCTGCGGCTTCCGCGTTTAGTGAATCTGGTATGCATCTataacttgtttttcttgttgagttttcttttatgctATCGATTATAATAGAAGCAGTAAATTCAATGTAATAATGAGTGCTAACACTTGCATTCACAGGCATCCAATGCCTACCTTGAGTTTTTACAAGGATCTGGTACAGATATGCTGTTTGAGTTTGTCAAAGAAATGCCCAAACCTGAAAGCAAACTCAGGCtggatttttcttctctccttGGTACACTCTTCTTTACATGGGTCATTTTACAGCTGTTCCCGGTAAGTATATGAAGCTTTTCTCAAGTCTATCAATCCTGTTTGGTGCCATGGATTTGATTAAATTTTGCATCTTTTGATTTCAACATCTCGTCATTTGCATTTACAATTATAAGTAactacattttcttttcttctcataaTTTATTCTCAAAAGTATGGTTAAGAGTTCTGTGAGGTTATACGGTGATATCCTCTTTGTTGGCTCCCCATCATCTGCATTTTTGAGTCATGAAATCAACACTGCATACTACAAGTGCCTTCACAACTTTTGCAACATATGACTTTGAGAATGAAACTGAACCTCTCCATCTATTTACAAACACATGATTTTTATACTAGCTATACCTTAACCAATTGGAAATAATGTTTCACCATATCAGTTCTAAATACAGTTGTAAATGTGTCTCTTTTCCCAATTTCGTCCTCTATGCTATGCATAGAATGTTGATCTATGAGTGAGTATACATACTTACAGTTTCCGTTTGCCCAATTCTGATGTAGGTTGTGTTGACGTCACTGGTATAcgagaaacaacaaaaactgaGAATCATGATGAAAATGCATGGGCTTGGTGATGGGCCATATTGGATGATTTCCTATACTTATTTTCTTACAGTATCTTCAATCTACATGCTATGTTTTGTTATATTTGGCTCACTTATAGGTAATGATATGACAACTTAACAACTTTCTTAGTCTAGCTTCACTTCAATTGCTTTAACGAAGCTGACTTCATTACAGGGTTAAAATTCTTCACAATGAATGAATACAGcatccaatttattttttacttcatCTATATAAACTTGCAAATATCGCTGGCTTTTCTAGTTGCTGCTATGTTTTCAGACGTGAAGACTTCTACAGGTTTgatgttgtttgtttgtatttaTATGAAACGTAGTGGGCCACTCTTAACTTTTATCTAACAAGATGAGTTGACTGACATTTTTGTCATGATAACAGTTATTGGTTACATATTTGTCTTTGGAAGTGGTCTTTTGGGAggctttctttttcaattctttGTCCAAGATACATCATTCCCAAGTAAGTGGaaacatttgtgaaaattcAGTATCCGTTGCTTTGCTCTTGTTTGTTTCCATGATAACTATTTCCAGTGTTAAACTAATATTTAAAAGGGTTCTCTTTCAAGGGAGTGCATTTCAGAATATCATTTTATGCAAATTGTTATGTAGTTCTCCCTCCTCTCAATATTATGTTAGCTTGCTTAGATCTTGAGGTGCCCGGGGAGATGGTTTCCAATTCCACCTTGCCTTACCAGTGAATACCTCTGAAGCCTTTGTCACACCAAGATAAAGGCTACAGTGGGTGTCTTACCTGTTTAATGTAATTCGTTGGCATTCCTGGAGAGATACTTTCTGCAAAGAGAGGCACattagtaaaatatttttaaataactgGAAAAATCTGCAAGCTTGATGaatctcaaaataataacacTCTAGTTTTTTTGATATCACGTAGGACTATTATTTATGACTGAGAGCATATTGTCGATATGTATTAAGTAAACTTGAGGGATACAACAATATGCTCTATTGAGTTTGTGGTCTGATTCTGTTGATATTCTGGATGTGGCAACCTTCAAATATAAACCAATGTGCTGTTAGTGGACCAAACTGTCCACTGCTTAGTACTTCAACTGTCAGTGATTAGTGTTTGCTTAAGTTTTGCCTCCTCTTTCTACTTGTACTTCTCAAACACTCAGCTCAATATAAGATTGTTTTGCATTGTTGTAGGAGGTTGGATCATTGTTCTGGAGCTATATCCTGGCTTCTCTCTATATCGTGGGTTATATGAGTTTGCGCAATATGCCTTTAATGGCAATTATATGGGAACTGATGGGATGCGGTGGGGAGATTTAAGTGATAGCAATAATGGGATGAGAGAGGTCTTTATTATCATGGTTGTCGAGTGGTTTTTGGTGCTTCTTTTTGCATATTACGTAGATCAAGCTGTCTCATCAGGAACCAGGAAAGGTACTTTCTTTTGCTTACAAAGATTTAGGAAGAAGAAACTGTCATCTTTTAAGATGCGTAGTTTGCGAAGGCAGGGATCTAAAGTTTCTATTGAGATGGAGAAACCTGATGTTGGTCAGGAGGTAACTTTTTCTTGCACTTTAACTTATATACTCAATTTTCATTGCTGGTTTAGTATTTGGAGATTATCAGTTTCCAGATCATTTAGGTGGAAAgacaaaatttcaactttttgcTATATGATTCAAGATTAGTCTTAAGTTTTGGTACCCTCGTTCCATGTCCTTGATGTTTATAAGTGTCACTGatgtttgaccaaaaaaatcagTGTCACTGATGTTTGCTTCATGCATGTCTTTCATATCTTTATGAGTTTTTCATCTTCCTCAAAATGATGTGCCTAAAGTTAATATGCATGAATAATGCTTCCACTTCCTTTCCAGAGGGAGAAGGTTGAAAAGTTGCTACTGGATTCAGATACAACTCATGCAGTCATCTGTGACAACCTCAAAAAGGTGTATTCTGGAAGAGATGGAAACCCTGAGAAATTTGCAGTGAGAGGGTTGTCTCTTGCTTTGTCTCGGGGAGAGTGTTTTGGTATGCTTGGCCCTAATGGTGCTGGGAAGACCTCTTTTATCAATATGGTCAGTATACTCTTTCAAACTTTAATTAACATGCATTACATTTACACTAAATTtctaacatttttcttttcgtttGCTGGTGAGATCATTATTCCTTAAGATTTCATATCTAGTCATTTGAAAGAATAAATTGAGAAAAACTGGAAAAGTATTGTAAGAAAGTTTTCAAGTAATCAAATATTTGCTCAAATAAATCAAGGACTTTTTTATGCTTCATGgagatatataattttatttactCCTATTATCCAACTCAGTCATGTTCTTTTCTTGGCTTCCGTTAGCTGTAACTGTTGTCACGTCGTCCTGTCTCTGCTGCATTGACATCTCCAGTCTTCTCTGGTAGAGCTATGCTTGTAGAGTTAATATTTTTGGGCTGGCTTCACCCCTCTGGATGCTGTCCAATATTCTTGCATGTCAAGGAATTGCCTTTGCTCTTGTGTTTTCTTTGGTCTTTAAAACTTTTAAAAGTTAATGTGTATTTATCTTTCCACAGATGATTGGTCTCACAAAGTCAACCTCTGGCACTGCTTATGTTCATGGTCTGGACATTCAGACTCAGATGGATGAAATATATACCAGCATGGGTGTTTGTCCACAGCATGAGTAAGCTAGAACTTTTCCTTAAGGCAAAATG encodes the following:
- the LOC117627285 gene encoding ABC transporter A family member 8-like isoform X1; translated protein: MADTSHGPASFWTQADALLRKNLTFQKRNIKQNIRLVSFPILLCLLLVLVQTLVNHELDKPENRCGCICIDTDGDGKCEKVCALKYSTLEQGASCPIPDPPQWPPLLQVPAPNHRAVISSVIPYTDLPNESCKRTGSCPVTMLFTGKNQTLGEVLAGNMFRSNFTLNSSDTLDNLASSVSGSESMPENSNFLDPAFYSDLPIYNVQSQCSQNPISSVPINISSIQMQQEVRCVQGLHLWRNSSSEVNSELYKGYKKGNSERKINEILAAYDFSNSNGNNFNVSIWYNSTFKNDTGSGPIALLRLPRLVNLASNAYLEFLQGSGTDMLFEFVKEMPKPESKLRLDFSSLLGTLFFTWVILQLFPVVLTSLVYEKQQKLRIMMKMHGLGDGPYWMISYTYFLTVSSIYMLCFVIFGSLIGLKFFTMNEYSIQFIFYFIYINLQISLAFLVAAMFSDVKTSTVIGYIFVFGSGLLGGFLFQFFVQDTSFPRGWIIVLELYPGFSLYRGLYEFAQYAFNGNYMGTDGMRWGDLSDSNNGMREVFIIMVVEWFLVLLFAYYVDQAVSSGTRKGTFFCLQRFRKKKLSSFKMRSLRRQGSKVSIEMEKPDVGQEREKVEKLLLDSDTTHAVICDNLKKVYSGRDGNPEKFAVRGLSLALSRGECFGMLGPNGAGKTSFINMMIGLTKSTSGTAYVHGLDIQTQMDEIYTSMGVCPQHDLLWETLTGREHLLFYGRLKNLKGSALIQAVEESLKSVNLFYGGVADKQAGKYSGGMKRRLSVAISLIGDPKVVYMDEPSTGLDPASRNNLWNVVKRAKQDRAIILTTHSMEEAEVLCDRLGVFVDGSLQCIGNPKELRGRYGGSYVFQMTTNSDHEQEIEDMVMNLSPNANRVYILAGTQKFELPKNEVRIADVFQTIEHAKTRFTVYAWGLADTTLEDVFIKVASAPRKIESNVLNTD
- the LOC117627285 gene encoding ABC transporter A family member 8-like isoform X4 — translated: MADTSHGPASFWTQADALLRKNLTFQKRNIKQNIRLVSFPILLCLLLVLVQTLVNHELDKPENRCGCICIDTDGDGKCEKVCALKYSTLEQGASCPIPDPPQWPPLLQVPAPNHRAVISSVIPYTDLPNESCKRTGSCPVTMLFTGKNQTLGEVLAGNMFRSNFTLNSSDTLDNLASSVSGSESMPENSNFLDPAFYSDLPIYNVQSQCSQNPISSVPINISSIQMQQEVRCVQGLHLWRNSSSEVNSELYKGYKKGNSERKINEILAAYDFSNSNGNNFNVSIWYNSTFKNDTGSGPIALLRLPRLVNLASNAYLEFLQGSGTDMLFEFVKEMPKPESKLRLDFSSLLGTLFFTWVILQLFPVVLTSLVYEKQQKLRIMMKMHGLGDGPYWMISYTYFLTVSSIYMLCFVIFGSLIGLKFFTMNEYSIQFIFYFIYINLQISLAFLVAAMFSDVKTSTVIGYIFVFGSGLLGGFLFQFFVQDTSFPRGWIIVLELYPGFSLYRGLYEFAQYAFNGNYMGTDGMRWGDLSDSNNGMREEPGKVLSFAYKDLGRRNCHLLRCVVCEGRDLKFLLRWRNLMLVRREKVEKLLLDSDTTHAVICDNLKKVYSGRDGNPEKFAVRGLSLALSRGECFGMLGPNGAGKTSFINMMIGLTKSTSGTAYVHGLDIQTQMDEIYTSMGVCPQHDLLWETLTGREHLLFYGRLKNLKGSALIQAVEESLKSVNLFYGGVADKQAGKYSGGMKRRLSVAISLIGDPKVVYMDEPSTGLDPASRNNLWNVVKRAKQDRAIILTTHSMEEAEVLCDRLGVFVDGSLQCIGNPKELKARYGGSYVFTMTTSSNHEEEVENLVRRLSPNANKIYYLSGTQKFELPKQEVRIADVFESVENAKQRFTVFAWGLADTTLEDVFIKVALEAQASNVLT
- the LOC117627285 gene encoding ABC transporter A family member 8-like isoform X2, which translates into the protein MADTSHGPASFWTQADALLRKNLTFQKRNIKQNIRLVSFPILLCLLLVLVQTLVNHELDKPENRCGCICIDTDGDGKCEKVCALKYSTLEQGASCPIPDPPQWPPLLQVPAPNHRAVISSVIPYTDLPNESCKRTGSCPVTMLFTGKNQTLGEVLAGNMFRSNFTLNSSDTLDNLASSVSGSESMPENSNFLDPAFYSDLPIYNVQSQCSQNPISSVPINISSIQMQQEVRCVQGLHLWRNSSSEVNSELYKGYKKGNSERKINEILAAYDFSNSNGNNFNVSIWYNSTFKNDTGSGPIALLRLPRLVNLASNAYLEFLQGSGTDMLFEFVKEMPKPESKLRLDFSSLLGTLFFTWVILQLFPVVLTSLVYEKQQKLRIMMKMHGLGDGPYWMISYTYFLTVSSIYMLCFVIFGSLIGLKFFTMNEYSIQFIFYFIYINLQISLAFLVAAMFSDVKTSTVIGYIFVFGSGLLGGFLFQFFVQDTSFPRGWIIVLELYPGFSLYRGLYEFAQYAFNGNYMGTDGMRWGDLSDSNNGMREVFIIMVVEWFLVLLFAYYVDQAVSSGTRKGTFFCLQRFRKKKLSSFKMRSLRRQGSKVSIEMEKPDVGQEREKVEKLLLDSDTTHAVICDNLKKVYSGRDGNPEKFAVRGLSLALSRGECFGMLGPNGAGKTSFINMMIGLTKSTSGTAYVHGLDIQTQMDEIYTSMGVCPQHDLLWETLTGREHLLFYGRLKNLKGSALIQAVEESLKSVNLFYGGVADKQAGKYSGGMKRRLSVAISLIGDPKVVYMDEPSTGLDPASRNNLWNVVKRAKQDRAIILTTHSMEEAEVLCDRLGVFVDGSLQCIGNPKELKARYGGSYVFTMTTSSNHEEEVENLVRRLSPNANKIYYLSGTQKFELPKQEVRIADVFESVENAKQRFTVFAWGLADTTLEDVFIKVALEAQASNVLT